The Bdellovibrio sp. ZAP7 DNA segment GTTACTTCACACGCACAAGAGCAATTCCCAATTGGGCCAGATCACAATCTGACTCCGGGTTCATTGTGCTCTCGTCCAACTGAACACCGCTATCCAGAAGGTATCAATTACTGTGAGCGTGACGTTGATTCTGACGTTAAAAGAGGTCGTTTCGCAGCCTACGATCAGTTGGGCTTCCGCACTCGCCAAATGGACCGCCAAGCTTTCAAAATCGACCATTACATCCCTCTTTGTATGGGTGGATCTAACAACATCGATAACTTGTGGCCACAACACAAATCTGTATACGAAATCACAGACTCTTTGGAGCAAGTTCTTTGCCAGAAAATGGCTGAAGGCAAACTTTTGCAAAAAGATGCTGTTCGTATCATCGTTCAAGCGAAAAACAACTTGGATCAAGTTCCGGCGATCCTAGCGCGTGCCTACGCTCTATAATTGATTTGATTATCTCTCTCGAGGGGTAAGGCTCACTTCCAGTATTAGGGGTGGGCCTTTTTCGTTTACAAGCCTGAATTTTTGCCACGGGGACGCCTAAACGCCCAAATTCCATGAGATTTATGATAGAAATCCTCATTCTTTTGAATGGAGTTTCCTAATGAAAATCCTGGTCCTTATTATTACATCCCTGGTCGGCATTGTCGCAGGGGCCGCGCAACCCAAAGAATCTAAAAATCTCAGCTGCAGCGTCCTTTATAACGTTGAAAACAAAGACGGCTCTGACGTTCCGGGTGTCTACGAAGACCTAGATACGTCCAAGCTGGATATCAAAACAGCTGTTGGTAAAACAGCGACGTCATCTGATGCTTACGTTAAATTGCAGGTAATGACTCAGACAGATGAAAATGGAAAAGATCTGCTGACGTTAAATGTATGGGATACGAAATCTAAAGTGCTTTTAACGAAAATTAAAAACACGGTGTTGGTAAATGAGTTGAATTTATTTGTGCGTTTACCAGAGGAGACTCGAGGCCGCATGAAAAAGAAAAACATGGGCGATATCGCCTGGGCGGAACTCTGGTGTTCAATCTCGGAATAAAAAAAAAGCTCCCTAGTGGAGCTTTTTTTTATTCCCGCTAAACATCTTCGGGCCTTTTCCGTCGTCATCTTCAGAGTCTTCGGTGTCCTCTTCTGATTCTTCATAGTCCTCATCGTCTTCGTCGCGTGGAGGGCTCAGCTCTTCGCTTTTTTCGGCTCTGGAAAGAGCATCTTCTGATTCCGACTCTTCGTAAATCATAGCATCATCGTCGACGCCCAAAAGCTTGTTTGCTTCGGCTTCCAGATTTGAATTTTCTGTGGAGTATTGAAGATACAGTTTTTTGCCTTGGAATGGAAATTCCTGCCACACGTAAGGGAAATCAACTTCGCCTTCTTTTTCAAAGTATTCCATCATCATGGATGCAGCTGCATCCACGCAGTTGTGAATACGAGAAAGGGCGTCTTGTTGTTCTTGGGAGTAGTTCATTGAAACTTCGAAGTTTGCTTGCGCCAAGCGACCTTGCTCGTGGTATCCAACGCGTAGCACAATTTCTTCGGTGTAGATACGACCTTCGATAATCAGTTCAGCCTCATCAAGGTATTGAGCGAAATTCTCGTTGAACACCGTCTGAATTTGATCTGAGTACTCTTTGGGAAAATTAGTCCATTTTTTGGAACTTTTCAGTCTTGGATTCATAGAGAGGGGCTCCTCGAACTTTGACATTTCTAAAGTGCTCCTCTATAACTCACTTTCTTTGATGACACAAGAGGTAAGAACGTGGATGAAGTGAGCCAAAATCCTGAAATCACCAATCAAATTCAGAGCATGAATCAAGATGTCGGTCAGGGCCGTGGCGTCTACATTTCTACGTATGGTTGCCAGATGAACGTGAACGATACAGAGCGCATGCATTCTCTTTTGGAGATGCAAAACTTTGTTCCGGTGCAAACACCGGAAGAAGCGTCTTTGATCATCATCAATTCCTGCAGCGTTCGTGAAAAACCGGTACACAAGGTTTATTCTGAAGTCGGTACTTTCAAAAAAATGAAAGAGAAAAACCCGGAGCTTCGTATCGGCGTTGGTGGTTGCGTGGGCCAACAGGAAAAAGAAAATCTAATTAAGAATCAGCCGATGATTGATTTCGTATTCGGTACGGATCAGATCGACAGTCTTCCGTATCTGGTGGCTGATAGCTTTATGGATCGTGAAAAACGCATCAATACTAAATTCCAGCATCGTGCACCTTATCACATAGAAACGATGGTTCGTAATCCAGGTGTCGCGACTTTCGTGAACATCACCAAGGGTTGCGATAACTTCTGCACATTCTGTGTGGTGCCTTACACTCGTGGGCGTGAAAAATCCCGTCCTTTGCAACACATTCTGACGGATATCCGCCACCTGGTGAAACGCGGGATGAAGGAAGTGACTCTCTTGGGTCAAAACGTGAATTCTTACTCTGATAGTGACGTCGACTTTGCTGATTTGATGGCAAAGGTGGCGACAGAGACGGACGTGGAAAGAATTCGCTTCACGACATCTCATCCGAAAGACTTTAATCAAAAGCTTGCGGATACGATGGCGGCTCACCAGAACAAAATCATGGAGTACATTCATTTGCCATTCCAAAGCGGTAGCACGCGCGTATTAGAGCGTATGAATCGCATCTACACGCGTGAAGAGTATCTGGAGAAAATCGCGATGCTTCGTAAGTCGATTCCAAATGTAGTTTTTTCTACTGACATCATCGTGGGTTTCCCAGGTGAGACAGAAGAGGACTTCCAGGACACGATGAACATGGTGCAAGAGGGTGGCTTTGAAACTATCTTTGCTTTCAAATACTCCCCACGTCCATTTACGAAGGCAGCGAAATTTGAAGATCAAATTGCGGAAGAAGTAAAATCGGAGCGTTTGAATCGTCTGTTTGATATGCACGATAAAATGTCTTTCGAATTGGTGAAAAGATATGAAGGCCAGGTCTTGAAAGTTCTGGTTGAAAATACAGATCGTGAAGAAGGAAAAGTTCACGGTCGCAGTACGGGTAATAAACTTGTTCACTTAAAGGGCTCTGCTGATTTGATTGGGAAAACAGTTGATGTTCGCATCACGCGTGCGTTTCCCGCGACATTCCACGGAGAGTTGGTTCAATAATGAAAGAAGAAGTTTTAGATTTGAATAATCTGAAAGCAAACATCATCTTCGCAGAGGAATCTCACGACGAAGAAACATTTCATCAGGAAGACCTGGTGCAGTTGTTTCCGTACGGTCTTTCTGTGACAGGGGATATCTCTCGTCCTTTCCTTTTATTGAAAGACGAATCCCACGCATACACTTTGCCTGTGGCGGTTTCGCCGATCGAGGCCGGTGTGGCATTGTCTCAGTCCAATAAAAGCATTGCAGAATCGACTCCGCACAAATTCACCCAGCTTTTGATGGAATCATTGGGGATTGAAGTTCGCCAAGCCGTGTTTGTTGAAATCAAGGGCGCGAATCAGTACGTTCGTCTTTATTTGACGGGTCATCCAAAAACTAACTCGATCAAAGTGCGCGCAGATGAGGCAATGTCTTTGTGTCTTCACTTGGGCACTCCGATTTTTGCGACAAAAAACTATATCGGCCGCTCGAAAGTGATGAACGCAGCGGTGGAGAGCAACTCCCACGTACTCCAAAACATGTCTGGCGAAAAGCCTAGATATCTGAATTAATAATTAAATTAACATTTGAAAAATTGCTGTACTGCAAATTGTTTTAAGGCTCTGTTGTTGAAACAATAGGGCCATGATTCATCTACCACCATTAATTTACGATCTTGGGATAATTCTGGTAGTGGGCGCTTTGGTGACCCTGCTGTTTAAAAAGCTCCGCCAACCATTGGTGTTGGGCTACCTCGTTGCGGGTTTCCTGGTCAGTCAGCATTTTCCCTATCTTCCAACTATTCAAGATAAAGCTAATATCAGCACATGGGCCGAGATCGGTGTGATCTTCCTGTTGTTCGGTTTGGGTTTGGAGTTCAGCTTTAAGAAACTGGTGAAGGTTGGTGGCTCTGCCGGATTCACTGCGGTGTTTGAAGTAATCTTCATGGTGGGCCTGGGCTATCTGGTGGGACGGTTGATCGGGTGGAATTCCATCGACAGTCTTTTTATGGGTGGTGTGCTTTCGATTTCTTCGACAACCATTATCGTACGAGCCTTCCAGGAATTGAATATGAAGGGCCAGCGCTTTGTGGAGTTGGTCTTTGGTATCCTGATCGTGGAGGACATTGTAGCTGTTTTGCTTTTGGTCTTGTTGCCGTCACTGGCGATGAGCGAAGGCTTAAACATGGGTTCACTGATGACGGTGACCCTGCGTATGGTTTTCTTTATTTTGCTGTGGTTCGTGGTGGGAATTTTTCTTTTGCCCGTTTTCTTGCGCAAAATTCGTACGCTGCTTGAAGAGGAAACGACTTTGATCGTTTCTATCGCATTGTGTTTTATGATGGTGGCAATTTCATCTTTGGCGGGATTCTCGCCGGCGTTGGGTGCTTTCGTGATGGGTTCGCTTTTGGCGGAAACTCCGGAAGGTCATCACATTGAAAAACTGATCAATCCGGTAAAAAATCTTTTTGCAGCGGTGTTCTTTGTTTCTGTGGGCACGATGATTGATCCGCAGATCATTATGGATAAGCCCGCATTGATTCTACTTCTGACGCTGGTCACGATCTTTGGTAAATTCCTAAGCACTTATCTGGGGGCGTTGCTTACGGGTCAAAGTCGAAAAACTTCGATGCAGTCGGGGATGAGTCTTGCGCAAATCGGAGAGTTCTCTTTTATCATCGCAGCTCTCGGTACGACGTTAAAGGTGACGAGTGACTTTATTTATCCTTTGGCAGTAGCGGTTTCTGCGGTCACGACCTTTACGACACCTTATTTGATCAAAGCATCTCCGTGGTTCACGGAAGCCATGGATCGAATCTTGCCAGATCGTCTTAAAAAGGCCATGGATAACTATAAATTATCTTTTGAACGTCAAGGCTCCCGCAATGTGGGCTCTTTGCTTGCCGAAGCTTACGGGATGAAGATCATTTTAAATTCCGTGGTGATCGTTGCTTTAACTTTTGGATTTAAAAAATTTGCGGCTCAGTTTTTACAAAAAATTTTGCCGAACTTTGAGCATGTGAATGGTGTGAGCTTAATGCTCTGTATGATCCTCTCGGCACCTTTTTTCTGGGGCTTGGTTAAAGGACGTCCTTCAAAGAAAATGGCCCAAGATCTGGATGTGATGGCAAGACTTCGTCGTCTGATTCCAGGGATCACCTTTGTGCGTGTGCTATTGGCAATCGTGTTGTTGGCAGGTTTGGTGGCGCAGTTTATTTCTTTAAGATTTGCCTCCGGGGCCTTGATCGGAGCAGTTTTGGTGATGGGTGTGCTGTCGTACCGTTACGGTGAAAAAGTGTACAAACTTTTTGAGGGAGAGTTTTTATCAAACCTTTCTGAAAAAGAGCGCGAAGAAATTTCCAAGCGTGACGAGATCACTCATTTGGCCTTGCCCTGGGATGCGTCTATCAGCGTTCTGGAAGTGGCAGTGGATTCCACCTGGGCAGGTCGCACTTTGCGTGATTTGAAATTTAAAGAAAATTACAGTGTCACAATCGCCTCTGTGGTTCGGGGAACTCGTCGTTTTTTTGCGCCCTCCGGAGATTTTGTCCTGTGGCCTTTTGACAAAATTGTCTGCTTTGGAAGCGAAGCTGAACTTCAGGATCTAAATCAAAAAGTAGAGCAAGAGCGAATTCAGAAATGGCAGGAAGCGGAAACGCCGAAATACCGAATGGGCTCCTTTGTTGTTCAAGACGAAGCGACGTATTTGGGTAAGACCATTCGCGAGAGTGGTATTCGTGAAGCGAAGAAAATCCTGGTCGTTTGTGTGGAGCGGGGCAAAGAGAGAATCCTGGGACCCTCTGCTGGCACGGTTTTGCAGGCGGGTGATCTAGTCTGGTTTGTGTCGGAATAAAATTTGACGAGTCCCCTTGCTAGGGCGAAAATTATAAAAGTATCTTCAAAAGTTTTGTTTGAAAGGCTTCGGTCATGCTTACAAAGTTTTCTCGCAAGATTCTTTTATTTGCTGCCATTATTATTGGCTTGGGATTTTTCGTAGGTGGCTCCACCGCCATTTCTCAACTTCATTCTCCTTTCACTCAAGGTGACATAGCTGGCTTGCCAGAGTCAGATTTTTCTGACGATGTGGCTGCGGCGATGAAACCTTCGAATCCCAACTTTGGTCAAAGTATGGTTTGGATTCCCGGTGGTGAATTTTGGATGGGCAGTAATAATCCCAGTGTGATCGATGCCCAACCTGAACATCGCGTTCATATCGACGGCTTTTGGATGGATCAATATCTTGTCACCAATCGTGACTTCATGGATTTCGTTGATGAAACTGGATATGTGACGGTTGCGGAAAGACGACTGGATCCAAAAGACTATCCTGATTTACCGGCAGAGTTGTTAGCTCCAGGTGCCATTATTTTTAGTCCTCGTATCGAGAGAACCGATTTGGGAATTTCTGGCTCCGTTTATTGGCGCTGGCAACCCGGCGCCAACTGGCGTCATCCGGAAGGGCCTGGCAGCGATTTGCGCGGACGAGAGTTGATGCCCGTGATTCATGTGTCCTATGCAGATGCAGAGGCTTATGCGAATTTCAGAGGAAAACGTCTGCCTACGGAAGCCGAGTGGGAGTACGCCGCTCGTGGTGGGCTGGATCGCATGCCATTTAGTTGGGGAAAAGATTTTCGTCCTTCTGGAAAGTTTATGGCCAATACCTGGCAGGGAAATTTTCCTTACTTTGATTCCGCCGAAGATGGTTTTAAAGGACTTTCTCCCGTGGGAAGTTTTCCTCCGAATGGATATGGTCTTTATGATATGACCGGAAATGTCTGGCAGTGGGTTTCTGATTGGTATCGCGCCGATTATTTCAAACACCAAGCAGACAAAGTGACGGTAAATCCGCAAGGACCAAAAAGTTCAGAAAAAGGTCCGGATCCATCTTATAAAAAAAGAGTTCAAAAAGGCGGTTCGTATCTTTGCACGGATTCCTATTGTTCTAATTTAGATCCTGGAGCCCGTCGCCGTGGTGATGTTTGGAGTGGATCTCCTCAAGTGGGTTTTCGTCTGGTCACCTCCGAGCCCGCGAACGCTTCATTTACGTTTAAGCAAAAATTTTCCCAATACCGTTGACCCTGTGCTAGGATTGCTTACGAGGTTTTTATGAGCAATCCATTTGTCAAAGCACGGGGTAAATCTCCTATCGTTGCAGAAAAAGTTTTTATTGCCGACAACGCACGCCTCATTGGTGATGTCGAAGTCGGTGAAGGCTCTTCCATTTGGTACAATGTTACGATCCGCGGCGATGTCATGCCTATCAAGCTGGGTAAGGAAGTGAACGTTCAAGACGGTAGTGTCGTTCATGGAACATATGGAAAGTATGGAACAACTTTGCATGACCGAGTCACTGTTGGGCATTTAGTTATGTTGCATGGCTGCGAAGTCGGTCGCGCAACGCTTGTGGGAATGGGTTCTATTTTGATGGATGGCGTAAAAATCGGTGAACACTGTTTAATTGGAGCGGGGTCGCTTTTGACGGAAGGCACTGAAATCCCTCCGCGCAGCCTGGTTGTGGGGCGCCCGGCTAAGGTTAAGCGCGCTCTGACAGACGAAGAGGTCGCTTTGCTGGAGAAATCAGCAGACAATTATCTCCTGTATAAAACGTGGTACAACGAGGTCTAGTCTTAACAAACTCCTGAAGGTCTTCTTGTTGAACTCTGTATTGATTCAACAGAGAATACTTGCAGGAGTTTTTTATGGAACGTGAAATACCTTTAGCGCTGACTTTCGACGATATCTTACTTCTTCCTCAATTCTCAGAAATTATTCCCACTGATGTAGTCCCAAGATCTTTCTTTGCTCGGGATAAATTTTTAAACACGCCCATTGTTTCTGCTGCCATGGATACGGTCACTGAAAACCGCACCGCACGGGTGATGGCTCAATTCGGTGGTCTTGGGATCATTCATAAAAACTTCTCTATCGAGAAACAAGCTCTTGAAGTTGAAAAAGTAAAAAAATATGAAAGCGGAATGATTATGGATCCCATCACATTGGGACCGGATCAGCTGCTGCAAGAAGCTTTGGATCTGATGGAAAAGTTTTCTATCAGTGGCGTGCCTATTACTGTCGATGGTTTGTTAGTGGGAATATTAACAAATCGTGATTTGCGTTTTGAAGAAAATTTCAATCAACCGATTCGCAACTTGATGACTCAGGAAAAACTGGTTACCGCGAAAATGGGCACGACGCTGGAGGAAGCGAAAAAGATTTTGCAAAAGCATCGTATCGAAAAACTTCCGGTTGTGGATGCTAAAGGTAAACTTAAAGGTTTAATCACCATCAAAGACATCGAAAAAGCGAAAAACTATCCGCAAGCCACCAAAGACAATCATGGCCGTTTGTTCGTGGGTGCTGCGATCGGTGTCGGAACTGATTCCGCAGAGCGCGCCGAAGCTCTGGTGGCAGCAGGTGTTGACGTTTTGTGTGTGGATACAGCACATGGTCATTCCAAAAATGTTTTGGATATGGTGAAGCATGTTTCTAAAAAATTTAAAGACGTGATCATAATCGCAGGTAACGTCGTTACCGCTGATGGCACGAAAGCTTTGATCGACGCGGGTGCTGATGTTGTTAAAGTCGGCGTAGGCCCGGGCAGTATTTGTACAACTCGTGTCGTGGCGGGTGTCGGTATGCCGCAAATTTCTGCGGTGATGGATTGTGCGCGTGTAGCGAAAGCTGCGGGTAAAACAATTATCGCCGATGGCGGTATTAAATTCTCTGGTGACATCACGAAAGCTTTGGCTTTGGGTGCAAACACCGTGATGATCGGGAACTTACTTGCCGGTGCGGAAGAATCCCCGGGTGAAACGATTTTGTTCCAGGGTCGTAGTTATAAAGTTTATCGTGGCATGGGTTCCATCGGAGCGATGGCTCGCGGTTCGAAAGACCGTTATGGCCAGATGGATATCGAAGATAATGAAAAGCTGGTACCAGAAGGTATTGAAGGTAAGGTTGCTTACAAAGGACCTGCTTCAGGAATCATTCATCAACTGGTGGGCGGCTTGAAATCTGGCATGGGATATTTGGGCGCAGGTAACATTGATGAACTTCAAAAACGTGCGAAGTTTGTTCAAATCAGTGCGGCCGGTTTGCGTGAATCTCATGTGCACGATGTTAGCATCACCAAAGAAGCTCCGAACTACAGAATTGAAAGTTAATTAATATGCTACGTGGATTTATCATTTTGGATTTCGGTTCGCAGTTCACTCAGCTGATTGCGCGCCGTTTGCGTGAAATGGGATATTATTCGGAGATTCATTCTTACCAATATCCCACAGAAGAAATCATTAAAAAGAAACCTTACGGAATCATTCTGAGTGGCGGTCCGAATTCGGTTTACGAGACAGGATCTCCGCAAAGAAATATCCAGGAACTTCGTAACATAAGTCCTTTGTTTTGCGTTTGTTATGGAATGCAGTTGTTGACTCATTCCTTGGGTGGCAAGGTTACAAAAGCTCAGCATCGTGAGTACGGTCTTAATTATGTAACATGGACTGAAGTCGTAAAAGGCGTTCCGCAAAAACAGAAAGTGTGGATGAGTCACGGTGACGTCGTCGAAGCCGTGCCTGAAGGTTTTAAAGTTGTCGCGACATCTGATGGCGATCACCCTGCAGCGATGCGTGGTGATAATGTCCTGGCGGTGCAATTCCATCCTGAGGTGGCTCACACCGAACATGGCCTGGATCTGTTGAAACATTTTACGGCGGACATGTGTAAAGCCCCTGCTGATTGGGATGCTCCTCATATCAAAGATCACTTGATGGATGATATTCGTAAAAAGGTCGCTCCGGAAGATCACGTTTTGGTTGGATTAAGTGGCGGAGTTGATTCCACGGTGGTCGCAACGTTATTAACGAAAGCACTGGGCGCGGAACGTGTTCACTGCGTTTTTGTCGATAATGGTTTGCTTCGTAAAAATGAATACGAAAATGTTTTGCAAAGCTATCAAGGCTTGGGTTTGAACGTTCGCGGAGTTGATGCCTCCAAAGAATTCATGGAAGCGCTAGCTGGTAAAACAGATCCTGAAGATAAGCGCAAAGCCATTGGCCGAGTGTTTATCGAGATTTTTGATAAGAGTTATGACAAGGCTCTTCCGATCAAATGGCTTGCGCAAGGGACCTTGTATCCGGATGTGATTGAAAGTGTTTCTTCTATTGGTGGCAGTGTCACCATCAAGTCTCACCACAATGTGGGTGGCTTGCCGGAAAAAATGAAATTGAAACTGTTGGAGCCTGTGCGTGAACTTTTCAAAGATGAAGTTCGCGCGATGGGTGCTCAGCTGGGATTGTCGAAAGAGCTATTGTGGCGTCATCCTTTTCCGGGCCCGGGTCTCGCAATTCGTGTCCTGGGTGAAGTGACTCCGGAAAAGTTGCGCATCTTGAAAGATGCTGACGATATTTATATTTCACAACTGCGCAAGCACGGTCTGTATGATAAAATATGGCAGGCCTTCTGTGTGCTTTTGCCAGTGAAAACAGTGGGCGTGCAAGGTGATTCCAGAACCTATGATCACGTTCTGGCTTTACGTGCGGTGACTTCTAGTGACGGCATGACGGCGGATTGGTATCCGTTTGAATTCGCCTTTCTGCGCGAAGTTTCCAACCTTATTACCAATAAGGTAAAAGGTGTGAATCGCGTGGTCTATGACGTCACCAGCAAGCCTCCCGGCACGATCGAGTGGGAGTAGTTTCTATTTAATGCTGGTGGGTGTGTCCTTGTTTGGCATAATCCACCATGCCTTGAAAGTCGATCAGAACCACGGGTTCATCGCCAACGACCCAAGCATCATGTCCCGGAGGAATAAGTGAAACTTCGCCGGGGCCACATTCGATCTCTTTTCCGTCATCCATTTTAATTCTTAAAGTTCCCGCCACATGATACTGAAAGTGCGGAGCTTGGCAGCTGTCAGTATGTGCAATCGGTTTGACAGATTCAGACCATTTCCAGCCGGGTTGTAATGTCGCGCGACCCACAATAGCGCCGTCAAAATCCAGCAGCTCCAGGCGTCCTAGTGGAAATTCGCGAACTTCTTTGGTTTCGGAAAAATCCAGGGCGGTCAGTGCGCCCATGACGTTTGAGTTCTTATTGTGTTGTTGTTCAGAAGAGATATTGTTTTGCAGAGCCATCTTGGCCTCCTTTAATTTATGGAAGTCCGCATTCTAATTTAAATTTTTCCCAGTTTCCGATTTGCTTGGCGTCGGTATGAATGGTGTTGGTGATGCGTCCACCGCCTCCCACTGCTGTGACATAGTTACCACTGATGGTTTGTAAGGCATAAATCCCGCCGCCAATAGAGATGGTTTTAAACTTTTCCCACGCTTGTAATTGGGTGGCATCCGAATGGATGACGTCGGTGATGCGGCCGCCGCCACTGACTGCTGTCAGATAGTAACCTTTGACAGTTTTTAAGCCGTAATTAATATAGGAATCACCATCGCAGGAATCTTCAAAGACGAATGTTTCCCAGGATCCAATTTTTTTAGCGTCCGTATGAATCACATCCGTAATTCTGCCTCCGCCGCCCACTGCGGTCACATAGTGACCATTGTATGTTTTAATTGCACATTTAATAGGTCCATTGCAAGCCAGAGAAATACTGGCGAAGGATTGCACGATCAGCAGAGAGAATCCTCCTAGTATCAGAGTCTTTTTCATAGGCACTCCTTTTGAGTGATGTCGTTGTGACTTTAGCAAACTCTCAAGAAATCGATCGCGCAAGGCCGGGATGTTGCAATGCAATTTGAATTTCAGCATAACCGTATTGGTTCAGAAAAATCCCAGGAGTAGAATTTAAAAAGTCTTCTGCCTTGGAGGCTTCATGAAGTCATTTTTCGTAGCGATATTTCTTTTTTCTTTCGCGGCTCATTCTGAAAGTGTGATCTTAGGGCCAACACAAAACATAGGAGAAGGTCAGGCTTCAAGTTTTGTAAAAATGGATGAGACCAAAGTGATTACATCTTTGGGATTGGTGTTTTCCGGAAAAAGTCTGCAAGGACTGCCCGACAGTAAAGGTCATGATTACGAATACAATCTAGATTTGCCAGAGGGTGTTTCAGCGCCTCCCTTTGATCACTTCACCATGAATTGGAATCCTCACGGTCATGTGCCTGACGAAATTTACGGTGTTCCTCATTTTGATTTTCACTTCTATTTTATAACCAAACATGAACAGCACATGATTCCGTGTGATGGGACAGACGATGCGACATGTATGAAGCAACCGCCTGCTGAATACATTCCTCCCTTTTATATTTCAGGACCGGGTGGCGTGCCGATGATGGGATGGCACTGGGTTGATTTTCGCTCGCCCGAATTTCATGGTCAGCCTTTTACTACGACATATATTTACGGATTCTATAATGGAGAAATGATTTTTCTAGAGCCGATGATCGCTCGTTCTTTCCTGCAAACTAAACCGCAGTTCACCAAAGAAGTGCCGCTACCTAAGAGCGTGGCAAAGCCCGGAAATTACCCGGCCAACTATTCACTGATGTATGATTCGGTTCAGGACTTATATTGGTTGTCTTTGGAGAAGTTGACGGAACTTAAG contains these protein-coding regions:
- the guaA gene encoding glutamine-hydrolyzing GMP synthase, giving the protein MLRGFIILDFGSQFTQLIARRLREMGYYSEIHSYQYPTEEIIKKKPYGIILSGGPNSVYETGSPQRNIQELRNISPLFCVCYGMQLLTHSLGGKVTKAQHREYGLNYVTWTEVVKGVPQKQKVWMSHGDVVEAVPEGFKVVATSDGDHPAAMRGDNVLAVQFHPEVAHTEHGLDLLKHFTADMCKAPADWDAPHIKDHLMDDIRKKVAPEDHVLVGLSGGVDSTVVATLLTKALGAERVHCVFVDNGLLRKNEYENVLQSYQGLGLNVRGVDASKEFMEALAGKTDPEDKRKAIGRVFIEIFDKSYDKALPIKWLAQGTLYPDVIESVSSIGGSVTIKSHHNVGGLPEKMKLKLLEPVRELFKDEVRAMGAQLGLSKELLWRHPFPGPGLAIRVLGEVTPEKLRILKDADDIYISQLRKHGLYDKIWQAFCVLLPVKTVGVQGDSRTYDHVLALRAVTSSDGMTADWYPFEFAFLREVSNLITNKVKGVNRVVYDVTSKPPGTIEWE
- a CDS encoding cupin domain-containing protein, which gives rise to MGALTALDFSETKEVREFPLGRLELLDFDGAIVGRATLQPGWKWSESVKPIAHTDSCQAPHFQYHVAGTLRIKMDDGKEIECGPGEVSLIPPGHDAWVVGDEPVVLIDFQGMVDYAKQGHTHQH
- a CDS encoding DUF5602 domain-containing protein, whose translation is MKSFFVAIFLFSFAAHSESVILGPTQNIGEGQASSFVKMDETKVITSLGLVFSGKSLQGLPDSKGHDYEYNLDLPEGVSAPPFDHFTMNWNPHGHVPDEIYGVPHFDFHFYFITKHEQHMIPCDGTDDATCMKQPPAEYIPPFYISGPGGVPMMGWHWVDFRSPEFHGQPFTTTYIYGFYNGEMIFLEPMIARSFLQTKPQFTKEVPLPKSVAKPGNYPANYSLMYDSVQDLYWLSLEKLTELKNSPL